Proteins from one Fibrobacter sp. UWR3 genomic window:
- a CDS encoding U32 family peptidase, which translates to MNSSTRPSPELLLPVGTREMLEAAVANGADAVYFGVPHWNARGRTEDFSLEDVGEMIRYARVRGVRTFLAMNVLVFERELRELPEFLAKVISLEPDAFIIQDIGLARLIRAIAPTQEIHASTQMTLASAESVNLAAKLGFNRAVLARELSLKEIARIKEATPLELEVFIHGALCVSYSGQCLTSENFGGRSANRGQCAQSCRLPYRIFVDGKEFRDTDAQYLFSPHDLCALPRLDKLEEIGVNSLKVEGRLKSPEYVAAVARAYRKALDRIPLEGKDMEPLEVLFSRGLRTGWLDGDNHQELVDGTFSNHHGMFLGTVVRVERGCVVVELDECLEIPACAGMTKQDKGCADGLVAGMMPRPGDGILFEEPRFAQSAGARLYASQVVHEHKGKPSTRGCGPQLLKMEFGRDFDTRQVARGMKVYRNDSPALEKELRKTFTDREQAKRIPVKMLLEGCIGTPLSLTVQDYSGHSVTAQGDTPIEEARNSSAVAGKNDAGKCDAGNKLRDLAQKELSALGSTVYTLDNLSVSVAPNAFIAGKMLRTLRQKAIELLDNARCEWKELNPSANAGRALLNSVKFGTKVAPTAARPIISVLVRSPEQIPALEGLDIDNVVMDFDWGVKYDEPLEQIRELGFRAGMATLRIHKPGESHYLKNILRLCPDFALVRNLGALSILKESGIPLAGDYSLNAANCLSYDWLLSQGLQTLHPSWDLNSTQLFDLLGDIDGSRMELTLHQYMPAFHSEYCAFARALTTGRRFPECGKICTQHKVEILDHKGERHFLQSDAECRNTLFVGKPQSALKLLPDLRAAGVNHFRLEMLQEDAATVRKKALIYTQAIRGKISIEEAIRMAGVEEKYGLSEGQLFNESVWHDRKKNDAGK; encoded by the coding sequence ATGAATTCGAGTACGAGGCCATCTCCGGAACTTCTCTTGCCCGTGGGTACGCGCGAGATGCTCGAGGCCGCCGTCGCAAACGGCGCCGATGCCGTTTATTTCGGGGTTCCGCACTGGAACGCGCGCGGGCGCACTGAGGACTTTTCGCTCGAAGACGTCGGCGAGATGATCCGGTATGCGAGGGTGCGCGGCGTGCGCACGTTCCTCGCGATGAACGTGCTGGTATTCGAACGCGAACTGCGGGAGTTGCCGGAATTCCTCGCGAAGGTGATTTCGCTGGAACCGGACGCATTCATTATCCAGGATATCGGGCTTGCGCGCCTGATACGCGCCATCGCGCCCACGCAGGAAATTCACGCAAGCACGCAGATGACGCTCGCTAGCGCCGAAAGCGTGAACCTGGCGGCAAAACTCGGGTTCAACCGCGCCGTGCTCGCCCGCGAACTCTCGCTCAAGGAAATCGCACGCATCAAGGAAGCGACCCCGCTCGAGCTCGAAGTGTTCATTCACGGCGCGCTATGCGTGAGCTATTCGGGGCAGTGCCTCACCAGCGAGAACTTTGGCGGCCGGAGCGCAAACCGAGGGCAATGCGCCCAGAGTTGCAGGCTCCCCTACCGCATATTCGTGGACGGCAAGGAATTCCGCGATACGGATGCGCAATACCTGTTCAGTCCGCACGACCTATGCGCACTCCCGCGACTCGATAAACTTGAAGAAATCGGCGTAAACTCGCTGAAGGTGGAAGGCCGCCTCAAGAGCCCGGAATACGTGGCGGCGGTCGCGCGTGCCTACCGCAAGGCGCTAGACCGCATTCCGCTCGAAGGCAAGGACATGGAACCGCTCGAAGTGCTGTTCAGCCGCGGGTTACGCACGGGCTGGCTTGACGGGGACAACCACCAGGAACTCGTGGACGGCACGTTCAGCAACCATCACGGGATGTTCCTCGGGACGGTCGTGCGCGTGGAACGCGGGTGTGTCGTGGTGGAACTGGATGAATGTTTGGAGATCCCCGCCTGCGCGGGGATGACAAAACAGGACAAGGGATGCGCCGATGGCCTTGTCGCAGGTATGATGCCGCGGCCGGGTGACGGGATCCTCTTCGAGGAACCGAGATTCGCGCAAAGCGCCGGTGCGAGACTCTACGCCTCGCAAGTCGTGCACGAGCACAAGGGCAAGCCATCTACGCGCGGGTGCGGCCCGCAACTCCTGAAGATGGAATTCGGGCGCGATTTCGACACGCGGCAGGTCGCCCGCGGGATGAAGGTGTACAGGAACGACTCCCCCGCGCTGGAAAAGGAACTGCGCAAGACGTTTACCGACCGCGAGCAGGCGAAGCGCATTCCCGTGAAGATGCTGCTGGAAGGTTGCATTGGCACGCCCCTGTCGCTTACCGTGCAGGACTATAGCGGGCATTCCGTGACGGCGCAGGGCGACACTCCCATCGAAGAAGCCCGGAACAGCAGTGCGGTCGCGGGCAAAAACGACGCGGGTAAATGCGATGCGGGTAACAAACTGCGCGACCTCGCACAGAAGGAACTTTCGGCTCTCGGCTCGACGGTTTACACGCTGGACAATCTCTCGGTCAGCGTCGCGCCAAACGCGTTTATCGCCGGAAAGATGCTCCGCACGCTCCGCCAGAAGGCGATAGAACTGCTCGACAACGCGCGCTGCGAATGGAAGGAACTGAACCCGAGTGCCAATGCGGGAAGAGCACTGCTCAACAGCGTGAAGTTTGGCACGAAAGTTGCGCCCACTGCCGCTCGACCGATCATTTCGGTGCTCGTCCGCAGCCCCGAACAAATCCCTGCGCTCGAAGGACTCGACATAGACAACGTTGTCATGGATTTCGACTGGGGCGTAAAATACGACGAACCGCTTGAACAAATCCGCGAACTCGGTTTCAGGGCAGGTATGGCCACGCTCCGCATCCACAAGCCGGGCGAAAGCCACTACCTCAAGAACATCCTGCGGCTCTGCCCCGACTTTGCGCTGGTCCGTAACCTCGGTGCACTTTCCATCCTCAAGGAAAGCGGCATTCCGCTCGCGGGCGACTACAGCCTGAACGCCGCAAACTGCCTGAGCTACGACTGGCTCCTGTCACAAGGATTGCAAACGCTCCACCCCTCGTGGGACCTGAACTCCACGCAGCTTTTCGACCTGCTGGGCGATATCGACGGGAGCCGCATGGAACTCACGCTCCACCAGTACATGCCCGCCTTCCATTCCGAATACTGCGCGTTTGCCCGCGCGCTCACTACCGGCAGGCGGTTCCCCGAATGCGGCAAGATTTGCACCCAGCACAAGGTCGAAATTCTTGACCACAAGGGGGAGCGACACTTTCTGCAGAGCGACGCGGAATGTCGCAACACGCTATTCGTTGGCAAGCCGCAATCGGCCCTGAAATTATTGCCGGATTTACGCGCCGCCGGAGTGAACCACTTCCGCCTCGAAATGCTCCAGGAAGACGCTGCAACAGTGCGCAAGAAGGCGCTCATCTACACGCAGGCCATCCGCGGGAAGATTTCCATCGAGGAAGCTATCCGCATGGCGGGCGTCGAGGAG
- a CDS encoding dUTP diphosphatase, with the protein MASQTIKIQYLDDSITRLTYVGGKSDWIDLAAAETVTLKAGEFRLVHLGVAMKLPEGFEAHIAPRSSTFKNFGILQANSVGVVDSSYCGANDWWKMPVYATRDVTIEKGSRIAQFRIMEQQPTLTFEEGPLEGADRGGFGSTGI; encoded by the coding sequence ATGGCCTCACAGACGATTAAAATTCAATATCTCGACGATTCTATCACGCGCCTCACGTATGTGGGTGGCAAGTCCGACTGGATTGACCTTGCGGCGGCGGAGACCGTGACGCTCAAGGCGGGGGAGTTCAGGCTTGTTCACCTGGGGGTCGCGATGAAGTTGCCCGAGGGGTTCGAGGCGCATATCGCCCCGCGCAGTTCCACGTTCAAGAATTTCGGTATTCTGCAGGCGAATTCCGTGGGCGTGGTGGATTCCAGCTACTGCGGCGCGAACGACTGGTGGAAAATGCCCGTGTACGCCACCCGCGACGTGACCATCGAGAAGGGGAGCCGCATCGCTCAGTTCCGCATCATGGAGCAGCAACCGACGCTCACCTTCGAGGAAGGCCCGCTTGAAGGCGCCGACCGCGGCGGCTTCGGCAGCACGGGAATCTAG
- a CDS encoding helix-turn-helix domain-containing protein, with product MKKPRIEIRAKHIPAPLVRFLKDTYKPENVAVCKNEDSIPFEESDWFKNLDSTPGEMIVANRDLRNWSQVTLAEKLGIQVQNLCAMENGRRAVSRKMAVKLGEIFGTDPAAFFDFSK from the coding sequence GTGAAAAAGCCCCGTATTGAAATCCGCGCGAAGCACATCCCTGCTCCGCTTGTCAGGTTTTTGAAGGACACCTACAAACCTGAAAACGTGGCGGTCTGCAAAAACGAGGATTCGATTCCCTTCGAGGAGTCAGACTGGTTCAAGAACCTGGATTCCACCCCCGGCGAAATGATTGTCGCGAACCGCGATTTGCGCAACTGGTCGCAGGTCACTCTCGCCGAGAAACTTGGAATTCAGGTCCAGAACCTCTGCGCCATGGAAAACGGACGTAGGGCGGTATCCCGCAAGATGGCGGTAAAGCTCGGCGAAATCTTCGGAACGGATCCTGCAGCATTCTTTGATTTTAGCAAGTAA